The proteins below come from a single Rosa rugosa chromosome 2, drRosRugo1.1, whole genome shotgun sequence genomic window:
- the LOC133733981 gene encoding putative pentatricopeptide repeat-containing protein At1g12700, mitochondrial, with translation MLKMMRATASSSSCYSYCCSSTQRRRRGMPFLLDSTTTSLNVFLNSFHSGSSNPSKSRNTHLVTDPETPKVVSNVEDALEVFHEMLQRRPLPSIIRFNHILCQLVKMKHYSRVICLYKQMGLRIIPNDCSLNIIINCHCRLNQMGFSLSVLGKFFKFGLQPNVRTFSTLINGFVMKGRVLEAARLFSKMVDIGCKPDIVTFDTLIKGLCIKGNNRAALQLLRKMELSPDCKPGVFSYSTIIDCLCKETLIDDAFDLFSEMISKGICPNVVTYNTLIHGVCQLGQWKQATRLLNEMASQNIYPDVRTFNVLIDAFCKEGMVVQAKTMVEMMIQRDLEPTVVTYNSLMDGYCLRGEMEEAREVFNLMVSLGSMVDAQTYGILINGYCKHKNINEAVRLFQEMSHKGLFPTTVTYTTLMDGFCKLGRIQDAKKLFIRMQASGLLPNVETYGVLLDGFCKRQQLSMAMELLREMEGKKLHPNIVIYNILMDYFIKAGKLEAARDLFFSLSSKGLHPDVKTYNAMISGFCKGGLISEAENMLREMEEKGCSPDGCTYNTIIRGFILNNEMSRVMALIHQMVERGFSADASTMKMIIDLLSRDKVDPALLPLIKGSL, from the coding sequence ATGCTGAAGATGATGAGGGcaactgcttcttcttcttcttgttattCTTATTGTTGCAGCAGCACACAACGGAGAAGAAGAGGTATGCCTTTTCTCCTTGACTCTACCACTACTTCTCTTAATGTTTTCCTCAACAGTTTTCATTCTGGGTCCTCAAATCCAAGTAAATCTAGAAACACCCATCTCGTGACAGACCCAGAAACGCCCAAAGTAGTGAGTAATGTTGAGGATGCTTTGGAGGTGTTCCATGAAATGCTTCAGAGGCGTCCTCTGCCTTCCATCATCCGCTTCAATCATATCTTGTGTCAGCTCGTGAAAATGAAGCATTATTCCCGAGTCATTTGTTTGTATAAACAAATGGGTCTGCGGATTATTCCTAATGATTGTAGTCTCAACATTATCATCAACTGCCATTGTCGTTTGAACCAAATGGGATTTAGTTTATCCGTCCTTGGAAAATTCTTCAAATTTGGTCTCCAACCAAATGTCAGGACCTTCAGCACTCTAATCAATGGATTCGTTATGAAGGGTAGAGTCCTTGAAGCAGCACGGCTTTTCAGTAAAATGGTCGATATAGGTTGTAAACCGGATATTGTTACCTTCGATACTCTAATAAAGGGATTGTGCATCAAAGGCAACAATCGTGCAGCTCTTCAACTGCTTAGGAAGATGGAACTATCTCCGGATTGTAAGCCTGGTGTGTTTTCTTATAGCACCATCATTGATTGTCTTTGTAAGGAGACACTAATTGATGATGCATTCGACCTCTTCTCGGAAATGATCAGTAAGGGTATTTGCCCAAACGTCGTTACCTATAACACTCTCATCCACGGAGTTTGCCAATTAGGCCAGTGGAAACAAGCTACGAGGTTGTTGAATGAAATGGCGAGTCAAAATATCTATCCGGATGTGCGCACCTTCAATGTGTTGATAGATGCATTTTGCAAAGAGGGAATGGTTGTGCAAGCAAAAACCATGGTTGAGATGATGATTCAAAGAGATCTTGAACCTACTGTAGTTACATATAACTCGCTTATGGATGGTTACTGTTTGAGAGGAGAAATGGAGGAGGCAAGAGAAGTGTTCAATCTAATGGTTAGCTTGGGATCAATGGTCGATGCTCAAACTTATGGGATATTGATAAACGGATATTGCAAGCACAAAAATATTAATGAGGCCGTGAGGCTTTTTCAAGAAATGTCTCATAAGGGACTGTTTCCAACTACTGTCACGTACACCACTCTTATGGATGGTTTTTGCAAACTGGGGAGAATACAAGATGCAAAGAAGTTGTTCATTAGGATGCAAGCTTCTGGCCTACTTCCAAATGTTGAGACTTATGGTGTTTTGCTGGATGGCTTTTGTAAAAGGCAACAACTCAGTATGGCAATGGAGTTGCTTAGAGAGATGGAAGGCAAGAAGTTGCATCCAAATATTGTAATTTACAATATTCTTATGGATTATTTTATCAAAGCTGGAAAACTTGAAGCTGCAAGGGATCTATTTTTCAGTTTATCATCAAAAGGACTTCACCCCGATGTTAAGACATATAATGCAATGATTAGTGGATTTTGTAAGGGGGGCTTAATTAGTGAAGCAGAAAATATGCTGAGAGAAATGGAAGAGAAAGGTTGTTCTCCAGATGGTTGTACGTACAACACAATTATCCGAGGGTTTATCCTTAACAATGAGATGTCAAGGGTGATGGCACTTATTCATCAAATGGTGGAGAGGGGTTTCTCAGCAGATGCATCAACAATGAAAATGATAATTGATTTATTGTCTAGAGATAAGGTGGATCCAGCTTTGTTGCCCTTGATAAAAGGATCATTATGA
- the LOC133731946 gene encoding cold and drought-regulated protein CORA-like: protein MAFSKTILLVALVFAVLLISSEVSAHENSDHFHGNDHGHGGHGHGGHGHGGEGGHGHGGHGGHGGHGGHGGRGGHGGHGPGAHETEN from the exons ATGGCATTCTCAAAGACTATTCTTCTCGTTGCCCTTGTCTTTGCTGTTCTCCTCATCTCCTCTGAGGTCTCAGCTCATG AAAATTCTGACCACTTCCACGGCAACGATCATGGACATGGTGGCCACGGACATGGAGGACATGGACATGGAGGCGAAGGAGGACATGGACATGGAGGACATGGAGGACACGGAGGACATGGTGGCCATGGAGGCCGTGGAGGGCACGGAGGGCATGGACCTGGTGCTCATGAAACTGAGAATTAG